A genomic segment from Truepera sp. encodes:
- a CDS encoding branched-chain amino acid ABC transporter permease, which yields MALATFFVGLLTLALIYGVLTLGLHVQFGLAGMLNFGHVAFFAVGAFTSALLSLPPKGSEAYLAAGGQYQLGYGLPVPLAFLAAGLAGGLVALLIGSTSVRLGSHYLAVATFAMAEILRSVLTNETWLTRGQFGISGVPQPLRSNPIPAELYPFAYLAATVVVVALLLAVSVRLTSSPFGRALRAVREDETAARALGKPAPGLKLRAFALGGVLAGFAGSLWTHSLGIVHVGQFVPIITFQVWLALLLGGRGNPIGAVVGALVLMAITESTRFLGNIPFLEPLTRRNPSFVPSLRFVVVGLLLILVVRYFPRGLLPERLRRPPADEPAPGRQP from the coding sequence ATGGCATTGGCGACCTTCTTCGTCGGGCTGCTTACTCTGGCGTTGATCTACGGCGTTCTCACGCTCGGGTTGCATGTCCAGTTCGGCCTGGCGGGCATGCTCAACTTCGGGCATGTGGCGTTCTTCGCGGTCGGGGCCTTCACGAGCGCCTTGCTGTCGTTGCCACCCAAGGGCAGCGAGGCCTATTTGGCGGCCGGCGGGCAGTACCAGCTCGGTTACGGCTTGCCGGTGCCCCTGGCGTTCCTTGCGGCCGGTCTGGCCGGCGGCTTGGTGGCGCTGCTGATCGGCTCTACCAGCGTGCGGCTCGGATCGCATTACCTCGCGGTCGCCACATTCGCCATGGCCGAGATCCTACGCAGCGTGCTGACCAACGAGACCTGGCTCACCCGCGGCCAGTTCGGGATAAGCGGTGTGCCGCAGCCGCTACGGTCCAACCCCATCCCAGCAGAGCTCTATCCGTTCGCCTACCTGGCTGCGACGGTAGTAGTGGTGGCGCTGCTGTTGGCCGTGTCGGTGCGCTTGACCTCGTCCCCCTTCGGCCGCGCGCTGCGTGCCGTGAGAGAGGACGAGACTGCCGCGAGGGCTCTCGGGAAGCCGGCGCCCGGACTCAAGCTGCGCGCCTTCGCCCTCGGCGGTGTGCTGGCGGGCTTCGCGGGAAGCTTGTGGACGCATTCCCTGGGCATCGTTCACGTTGGCCAGTTCGTGCCGATCATCACGTTCCAGGTCTGGCTCGCGCTGCTGCTGGGCGGCCGCGGCAACCCGATCGGCGCGGTGGTCGGCGCCCTGGTGTTGATGGCCATAACCGAGAGCACGCGGTTCCTCGGCAACATCCCGTTCCTGGAGCCGCTGACGCGGCGAAACCCCAGCTTCGTTCCGTCCCTGCGCTTCGTCGTCGTCGGCCTGCTGCTCATCCTAGTGGTGCGCTACTTCCCGCGTGGCCTGCTGCCTGAAAGGTTGCGCCGACCCCCAGCCGACGAGCCGGCCCCCGGTCGCCAGCCATGA
- a CDS encoding ABC transporter ATP-binding protein — protein MTSPPDNDVALRVADVSKAFGGLQAVNHATFDVARGSVTGLIGPNGAGKSTLFNLITGVIRPDGGRVELDGLELVGKPADVIARAGLGRTFQTPRIFAAMSVWENLMAGGNAHPGETLIGGLFPGRGSREREALLRGRARELLRFLGLEHLAGGSAQDLSGGQRKLLTLGRALMAAPEVLLLDEPAAGVNQTLRRTLMARIADLRARGVTVLVVEHDMDLVMELCDHVVVMHQGSVLAQGAPGSVQSDPRVIEAYLGGAV, from the coding sequence ATGACCTCGCCGCCAGATAACGACGTAGCCTTGCGCGTAGCGGACGTCAGCAAGGCGTTCGGGGGCCTTCAAGCCGTCAATCACGCCACGTTCGACGTGGCGCGCGGCAGCGTCACCGGACTGATCGGCCCCAACGGTGCCGGCAAGTCGACACTCTTCAACCTCATCACCGGCGTGATCCGGCCGGACGGTGGTCGGGTCGAACTAGACGGACTGGAGCTGGTCGGCAAGCCGGCCGACGTAATCGCCAGGGCCGGGTTGGGCCGCACCTTCCAGACGCCACGCATCTTCGCGGCGATGTCGGTGTGGGAGAACCTCATGGCCGGCGGCAACGCTCACCCGGGTGAAACTCTGATCGGTGGCCTGTTTCCCGGCAGAGGGTCGCGTGAGCGAGAGGCTCTGCTTCGCGGCCGGGCGCGCGAGTTGTTGCGCTTCCTCGGACTCGAGCACCTTGCGGGCGGCAGCGCTCAGGACCTCTCTGGCGGGCAACGCAAGTTGCTGACGCTGGGCCGAGCCTTGATGGCGGCGCCAGAAGTGCTGCTACTGGACGAACCCGCCGCCGGGGTGAACCAGACCCTCAGGCGCACGCTCATGGCCCGGATAGCCGACCTGCGCGCGCGGGGGGTGACGGTGCTGGTGGTGGAGCACGACATGGACCTCGTCATGGAGCTATGCGACCACGTGGTGGTCATGCATCAGGGCAGCGTACTGGCGCAGGGAGCACCGGGCAGCGTTCAGAGCGATCCAAGGGTGATCGAAGCCTACCTGGGAGGCGCCGTATGA
- a CDS encoding ABC transporter ATP-binding protein has product MSRPPEPLLRVEQLDAGYGPLQILFGVSLEVGADEQVLVFGPNGAGKSTLMKALLGLVRPTAGRLRFRERDIAGLATEAIVRRGVGYVPQINNVFGSMTVYENLEMGGATLSPRAAARRVRALEERFPLLGERRRQPANTLSGGQRQLLAMARALMPEPALLLLDEPTAGLAPLLVTSIFETARTISRSGTAVLMVEQNARQALEFVDRGVVLENGTVRATGTALDLRSRDDIAALYLGVAKDRH; this is encoded by the coding sequence ATGAGCCGGCCTCCTGAGCCGCTCTTGCGTGTCGAGCAGCTGGACGCCGGGTACGGCCCGCTGCAGATCCTGTTCGGCGTCAGCCTCGAGGTCGGCGCCGATGAGCAAGTACTCGTGTTCGGGCCCAACGGCGCGGGGAAGAGCACCCTCATGAAGGCGCTGCTCGGGTTGGTGAGGCCGACCGCGGGGCGGCTGCGCTTCAGGGAACGCGACATCGCGGGGCTCGCCACCGAAGCCATCGTGAGGCGCGGAGTCGGCTACGTGCCCCAGATCAACAACGTCTTCGGGTCGATGACCGTGTACGAGAACCTCGAGATGGGCGGCGCTACGCTCAGCCCGCGTGCGGCGGCGCGCCGGGTAAGGGCGCTGGAGGAGCGCTTCCCGCTCCTCGGTGAACGCCGACGCCAGCCCGCCAACACGCTCTCGGGCGGCCAGCGTCAGCTCCTCGCCATGGCGCGCGCCCTGATGCCCGAACCCGCCTTGCTGCTGCTCGACGAACCCACGGCCGGGTTGGCTCCGCTGCTGGTAACGAGCATCTTCGAGACCGCACGCACCATCAGCCGCAGCGGCACGGCGGTGCTCATGGTGGAGCAGAACGCCCGCCAGGCACTCGAGTTCGTCGACCGCGGCGTGGTGCTGGAGAACGGCACCGTCCGCGCTACCGGCACCGCACTCGACCTCCGCTCACGCGATGACATAGCGGCGCTCTACTTGGGCGTGGCGAAAGACCGGCACTGA
- a CDS encoding thiamine ABC transporter substrate-binding protein, protein MRKLVKTTVSIILATLLGACAAERITVLTHDSFALPAELVSDFTKSTGIEVSFLKAGDAGEVVNRAVLTKSRPLADVLFGVDESLLERVRSEGIFEPYLSPRLADVRADFIFDPTGLITPVDVGYVLPNVDVAWFSKQGLELPTGLADLAAPAYRGVSVVENPATSSPGLAFLLATVVRFGDDEAGVMGADAKYADWLDFWAALAANDLEVADGWSDAYYTLFTRYGGDRPLVVSYATSPAAEVIFADEPLTESPTANLQCPGCAYRQVEGVGILRGTKHRAAAEAFVDFMLSPAVQAAIPAAMFVNPVVVGTELPREFDLYAQVGEDVVAEPLPAATVQANQARWLRQWTAVVLQGRDPASVR, encoded by the coding sequence CTCGTTCGCCCTGCCCGCCGAACTCGTGTCCGACTTCACGAAGAGCACAGGCATCGAAGTCTCGTTCCTGAAGGCCGGTGACGCCGGCGAGGTAGTGAACCGCGCGGTGCTCACCAAGTCGCGACCTCTTGCCGACGTGCTGTTCGGAGTCGACGAGAGCCTCCTCGAGCGGGTGCGGTCCGAGGGCATCTTCGAGCCCTACCTGAGTCCCCGGCTCGCCGACGTCCGCGCCGACTTCATCTTCGACCCGACGGGCCTCATAACCCCCGTCGACGTAGGCTACGTGCTGCCTAACGTGGACGTGGCGTGGTTCTCCAAGCAGGGCCTAGAACTCCCGACCGGACTGGCTGACCTGGCGGCGCCCGCCTACCGCGGCGTGAGCGTCGTCGAGAACCCCGCGACCTCCAGCCCGGGCCTGGCGTTCTTGCTGGCCACCGTGGTGCGCTTCGGCGACGACGAGGCGGGCGTGATGGGCGCCGACGCCAAGTACGCTGATTGGCTCGACTTCTGGGCCGCGCTGGCGGCCAACGACCTCGAGGTGGCGGACGGCTGGTCCGACGCCTACTACACCCTCTTCACGCGCTACGGCGGCGACCGGCCACTGGTCGTGAGCTACGCGACGAGCCCCGCGGCGGAGGTCATCTTCGCGGACGAACCGTTGACCGAGTCGCCCACCGCCAACCTGCAGTGCCCCGGCTGCGCCTACCGCCAGGTCGAGGGGGTCGGGATCCTGAGGGGCACGAAGCATCGCGCCGCCGCCGAGGCGTTCGTGGACTTCATGCTGAGCCCCGCGGTCCAGGCGGCCATACCCGCCGCCATGTTCGTGAACCCGGTGGTCGTGGGTACCGAGCTGCCGCGCGAGTTCGACCTCTACGCCCAGGTAGGCGAGGACGTGGTGGCCGAACCGCTGCCCGCGGCCACCGTGCAGGCCAACCAGGCGCGCTGGCTGCGGCAGTGGACGGCGGTGGTGTTGCAGGGGCGTGACCCGGCAAGCGTTCGCTGA